A single region of the Gemmatimonadaceae bacterium genome encodes:
- a CDS encoding methyltransferase domain-containing protein, giving the protein MSGTRDSEWFEEWFGEDYVALYPHRNEAEAERAVGLIARTVGTRPVRKVLDLACGSGRHARYLGKQWWTSGIDLSEVLLRIARRNDTPARLVRGDVRALPYRDSAFDLVVNLFTSFGYFETDQEHELVIRDLARVIAPRGTFVLDYLNAERVREQLVPHDERSIGGRVVAQRREITDGGRFVVKHISLESEGREFVERVRLFTRRELEEMMERAGFRIETAFGDYGGEWLTEASPRVILFASRS; this is encoded by the coding sequence GTGAGCGGCACACGGGATTCCGAATGGTTCGAGGAATGGTTCGGCGAGGATTACGTCGCGCTGTATCCGCACCGCAACGAAGCGGAGGCGGAGCGCGCCGTGGGTCTCATTGCTCGAACTGTGGGGACCCGCCCGGTGCGCAAGGTTCTCGACCTGGCGTGCGGGTCCGGACGCCACGCCAGGTATCTCGGAAAGCAGTGGTGGACGTCGGGGATCGACCTCTCGGAAGTCCTGCTCCGAATTGCGCGACGCAATGACACGCCCGCCAGACTCGTCCGCGGGGACGTCCGGGCGCTTCCTTACCGCGACTCGGCGTTCGATCTGGTGGTCAATCTCTTCACCAGCTTCGGCTACTTCGAGACCGATCAGGAGCACGAGCTGGTTATTCGGGATCTCGCGCGGGTCATCGCACCTCGAGGCACATTCGTTCTCGATTATCTCAACGCCGAGCGGGTGCGGGAGCAGCTCGTGCCACATGATGAGCGGAGCATCGGCGGGCGGGTTGTGGCGCAGAGGCGCGAGATCACGGACGGAGGTCGCTTCGTGGTAAAGCACATTTCTCTCGAGAGCGAGGGGCGCGAGTTCGTGGAGCGCGTCCGACTCTTCACACGCCGTGAGCTCGAGGAAATGATGGAACGTGCAGGGTTCCGCATCGAGACAGCATTCGGTGACTATGGCGGCGAATGGCTCACCGAAGCGTCACCGCGCGTCATTCTCTTCGCGAGCCGCAGTTGA
- the murJ gene encoding murein biosynthesis integral membrane protein MurJ produces the protein MSQDGSRRASFLVGGGIFLSRIAGLIRNKFFAHYFGSSLAADALNAAIRIPNLLQNLFGEGVLSASFIPEYAGLLAQKKKEESDRLAGVVAAVLALVSAVIVLLGVLFAPLLVTLVAGGFTGERRELTIQLTRILFPGAGLLVLSAWCLGILNSHRKFFVSYTAPVAWNLTMIAALIGFGSGTPQVRLAEIVAWASVVGSALQFGVQFPFVLKYARGVRLNLGTNTVSARSVIRNFVPAFISRGVVQISAFVDELIASWLPAGSVAVVAYSQVLYVLPVSLFGMAVSAAELPVMSSATGTPQEVASYLRGRLDGGLERIAFFIVPSAIAFLALGDVIAAVLFESGRFTRADSVWVWQILAGAAIGLLPSTWGRLYSSTFYALRDTRTPLRFAVLRVALAIVLGYVGALRLPGWLGLDPRLGAAGLTAAGGIAACVEFYLLRRALTQRIGPTSLPAGFTLRIWAAAIVSALVAWGAKLTLYGTHTVLIGLLILAAYGMTYLLITALLKVPEAQALTARLRRRT, from the coding sequence ATGAGTCAGGACGGCTCCCGCCGAGCCTCGTTCCTTGTCGGTGGCGGGATTTTCCTCAGCCGCATCGCCGGCCTCATTCGCAACAAGTTCTTCGCGCATTACTTCGGCTCCTCGCTGGCTGCGGATGCCCTTAACGCTGCGATAAGAATTCCGAACCTGCTGCAGAACCTGTTCGGTGAAGGCGTGCTCTCGGCGTCATTTATTCCCGAATACGCCGGTCTGCTGGCGCAAAAGAAGAAGGAAGAGTCGGACAGGCTTGCAGGCGTCGTAGCTGCGGTGCTGGCTCTTGTCTCGGCCGTGATTGTTCTGCTTGGAGTGCTGTTCGCGCCGCTGCTCGTGACACTCGTCGCCGGCGGGTTCACCGGCGAGCGCCGGGAGCTGACGATCCAGCTGACGAGGATTCTGTTTCCCGGCGCCGGGCTCCTCGTGCTGTCCGCGTGGTGCCTCGGAATTCTCAACAGCCATCGAAAATTCTTCGTCAGCTACACTGCGCCCGTTGCGTGGAATCTGACGATGATCGCGGCGCTGATTGGTTTCGGCAGTGGAACACCGCAAGTGCGTCTTGCAGAGATTGTCGCATGGGCTTCGGTGGTTGGAAGTGCTCTGCAATTCGGCGTGCAATTCCCGTTCGTGTTGAAGTACGCGCGTGGCGTTCGGCTCAATCTCGGGACAAACACGGTCAGCGCGCGCTCCGTCATCCGCAATTTTGTCCCAGCCTTCATCAGCCGCGGCGTCGTTCAGATAAGCGCTTTTGTGGACGAGCTCATCGCCAGCTGGCTACCGGCAGGATCGGTCGCGGTCGTTGCGTATTCGCAGGTTCTCTACGTGCTGCCGGTGAGCCTGTTCGGGATGGCTGTGTCGGCTGCGGAGCTGCCGGTGATGTCCAGCGCGACGGGAACACCGCAGGAGGTCGCATCATATCTGCGCGGCCGCCTCGACGGCGGCCTCGAGCGAATTGCCTTTTTCATCGTACCCTCGGCGATCGCGTTCCTCGCCCTCGGCGATGTGATTGCCGCGGTATTGTTCGAGTCCGGACGATTCACACGCGCGGACAGTGTGTGGGTCTGGCAGATTCTCGCAGGCGCGGCGATCGGTTTGCTGCCGTCAACGTGGGGAAGGCTGTACTCGTCGACGTTTTACGCTCTTCGGGATACGCGCACCCCGCTTCGATTTGCGGTACTTCGTGTCGCGTTGGCGATCGTGCTGGGGTACGTTGGCGCTCTCCGCCTGCCGGGTTGGCTCGGTCTGGATCCCCGACTGGGCGCTGCCGGACTCACCGCAGCAGGAGGCATTGCGGCGTGCGTCGAGTTCTATCTTCTGAGGCGGGCACTCACGCAGCGAATCGGACCGACTAGCCTGCCCGCGGGGTTCACGCTTCGCATCTGGGCGGCGGCAATCGTCTCGGCGTTGGTCGCGTGGGGCGCGAAGCTGACGCTGTACGGAACACACACGGTGCTCATCGGCCTGCTCATACTTGCCGCCTACGGTATGACTTACTTGTTGATCACCGCGCTGCTAAAGGTTCCCGAGGCGCAGGCACTCACCGCTCGGCTGCGTCGTCGAACTTAA
- a CDS encoding tetraacyldisaccharide 4'-kinase → MHLIDRIWRGDDAVSRTARIALTPFEAAYRAVTAARGWMYDHSLLRVRTSPIPVVSVGNLSVGGTGKTPFAAWLAAELARRGSQPAVVLRGYGGDEALVHARLNPEIPVVIEPQRAEGIRRAAAIGATVAVLDDAFQHRAAGRIADIVLIAAEQWRGSPRLLPAGPWREPLRALQRASIAVITRKTADDPTINGLAATIRDAAPQLPQAVVSFALGELRRVVGTAAGETLPLAEIAGRPVVAIAGIADSEVFFRQVTEAGARVEPHSFPDHHRYTAAEITELLSGERRDDTMFVCTLKDAVKLGVLWPVTTPPLWYVSQALNVESGEEAIEKLLTRLAPELNRG, encoded by the coding sequence TTGCACCTGATTGACCGGATATGGCGCGGTGACGACGCGGTTTCGCGCACCGCTCGCATCGCGCTCACGCCATTCGAAGCTGCGTACAGAGCGGTTACCGCTGCGAGAGGCTGGATGTACGATCACTCGCTGCTTCGCGTGCGCACGTCGCCGATTCCTGTCGTCAGCGTCGGGAATCTATCGGTTGGCGGTACCGGAAAGACTCCATTTGCGGCATGGCTCGCTGCCGAGCTCGCAAGGAGGGGCTCGCAGCCTGCTGTCGTGCTGCGCGGCTACGGGGGCGACGAAGCGCTCGTGCATGCCCGCCTGAATCCGGAAATTCCCGTTGTGATCGAGCCCCAGCGCGCCGAAGGCATCAGGCGCGCGGCCGCAATCGGAGCGACGGTTGCCGTGCTCGACGACGCGTTTCAGCATCGCGCGGCGGGACGCATTGCCGACATCGTGTTGATCGCGGCCGAGCAATGGCGCGGGTCGCCGCGGTTGTTGCCGGCAGGTCCGTGGCGTGAGCCGCTTCGTGCTCTCCAGCGCGCGTCGATCGCCGTGATCACGCGAAAGACCGCAGACGACCCGACCATAAACGGGCTCGCCGCCACAATTCGCGACGCCGCTCCGCAGCTGCCGCAGGCAGTTGTCAGCTTCGCACTCGGTGAGCTTCGCAGGGTTGTCGGTACCGCGGCTGGTGAGACCCTCCCTCTTGCGGAGATCGCGGGGCGGCCAGTCGTTGCAATTGCCGGTATAGCAGATTCCGAGGTGTTTTTCCGACAGGTGACGGAAGCCGGCGCCCGCGTCGAGCCGCACAGCTTTCCTGACCATCATCGCTACACGGCTGCCGAGATAACCGAACTTCTTAGCGGTGAGCGCCGTGACGACACGATGTTTGTCTGCACCCTCAAGGATGCGGTCAAACTGGGTGTTTTGTGGCCTGTCACCACACCCCCATTATGGTATGTTTCACAGGCTTTGAACGTGGAAAGTGGGGAGGAAGCGATCGAGAAGCTGCTGACCCGGCTTGCTCCCGAACTCAACCGAGGGTAG
- a CDS encoding 23S rRNA (pseudouridine(1915)-N(3))-methyltransferase RlmH yields the protein MRLTVAVVGKPRNAVLSAAIHDYETRAARYWPLDVQEVKEERSASLTPRIVRQKEGDRLAERAGASRLVACDASGVSYTSERFAEWLRTERDRDRDLAFVIGGAFGLSEEVLAKSSVRLSLAPWTLAHELARLVLAEQLYRAGTIVRGEPYHK from the coding sequence ATGCGATTGACTGTCGCGGTCGTCGGGAAACCGCGAAATGCCGTTCTCTCGGCGGCCATCCATGATTACGAGACTCGGGCGGCGCGGTACTGGCCGCTCGACGTTCAAGAGGTGAAAGAGGAGCGGTCAGCGTCCCTTACGCCTCGAATCGTCCGGCAGAAGGAGGGAGATCGACTCGCCGAGCGCGCCGGTGCATCGCGTCTTGTCGCATGCGATGCTTCCGGTGTCAGCTATACATCGGAGCGCTTCGCCGAATGGCTGCGCACCGAGCGGGACCGGGACCGGGATCTGGCGTTCGTCATCGGCGGAGCCTTCGGTCTTTCGGAGGAGGTGCTCGCCAAATCGTCCGTTCGCTTGTCGCTGGCACCATGGACGCTCGCTCACGAGCTGGCGCGGCTCGTCCTCGCCGAGCAGCTGTACCGGGCGGGCACCATCGTGCGGGGAGAACCGTATCACAAGTGA
- the lpxA gene encoding acyl-ACP--UDP-N-acetylglucosamine O-acyltransferase yields MKRGSAIHPRAIVSPKAVLGSRVEVGPFAIIGDGCEVGDDCVIAPRATLERDVRLAAGVKIGIGSVIGGAPQDLKYAGEPTTVEIGERTVVREYTTINRGTSQSFKTTVGSSCLLMSYVHLAHDCHIGNGVILANGVQLAGHVVVDEKATISGLSAVHQFVRIGRFSFIGGCSRVSKDIPPFLKAVGNPVKLYGLNSIGLRRNGFPEDVVRELKRAYRLFFRSDLNLSQAMQRAETELEQFPEVAELVQFVEASERGVVI; encoded by the coding sequence ATGAAGCGCGGCTCGGCCATTCATCCGCGCGCAATCGTCTCGCCGAAGGCGGTGCTCGGCTCGCGCGTCGAAGTCGGACCGTTCGCGATCATCGGCGACGGCTGTGAAGTGGGCGACGACTGTGTGATTGCTCCGCGTGCGACGCTGGAGCGCGACGTGCGACTCGCGGCCGGAGTGAAAATCGGGATCGGGAGTGTCATCGGGGGCGCGCCGCAGGACCTCAAGTACGCGGGCGAGCCGACGACCGTAGAGATCGGCGAACGCACTGTGGTGCGGGAGTACACGACGATCAACCGGGGCACGTCGCAGTCGTTCAAGACCACCGTGGGTAGCTCATGCCTCCTCATGTCCTACGTGCACCTCGCCCACGATTGTCACATCGGCAACGGAGTGATCCTCGCCAACGGCGTGCAGCTGGCCGGCCACGTAGTGGTCGACGAGAAGGCGACGATCTCCGGACTTTCCGCCGTACATCAGTTCGTTCGCATCGGGAGATTCAGCTTCATCGGAGGCTGCTCGCGGGTTTCGAAGGACATTCCACCGTTCCTCAAGGCGGTGGGAAACCCGGTGAAGCTTTACGGTCTCAACAGTATCGGTCTGCGGCGGAACGGATTTCCGGAGGATGTCGTTCGCGAGCTCAAGCGCGCCTATCGACTGTTCTTCCGGTCGGATCTCAATCTTTCGCAAGCGATGCAGCGAGCCGAGACAGAGCTCGAGCAGTTCCCCGAGGTTGCCGAGCTCGTTCAATTCGTGGAAGCGAGTGAGCGTGGAGTGGTGATTTGA
- a CDS encoding Glu/Leu/Phe/Val dehydrogenase → MATDLRLQTDSIVGPDKDTFLNEENPFEAMMLRFDRAAELLDLEPGLYRVLRNPEKQIIVSIPVMRDSGEVEVFTGFRVLYNTSRGPAKGGIRFDSTVTLEEVKALAAWMTWKCAVVNIPFGGAKGGVVCDPHTMSIGELERLTRRYTAGIINVLGPDSDVPAPDVNTNERVMAWIMDTYSMHVGHTTTSVVTGKPVEMGGSLGRREATGRGCMIVTKEALAHLGMPVAGTTVAVQGFGNVGSVAAQLLEAEGCKVVAIGDRSLSIYNPDGIDVNDAIDHVRKHRHLDGYTKGDLISAADLLTLDVDVLVPAALENVITTKNARDVRARIICEGANGPTTAAADSILEENGVFVIPDILANAGGVTVSYFEWVQNRGGYFWTEQLVNDRLRDIMIQSFQAVLTLSSQHQVNMRTAAYMLAINRVATVHRLRGIYA, encoded by the coding sequence ATGGCCACCGATCTTCGCCTTCAAACAGACTCGATTGTCGGTCCTGACAAGGACACATTCCTCAATGAGGAGAACCCGTTCGAAGCGATGATGCTTCGCTTCGACCGCGCCGCTGAGCTGCTCGATCTCGAGCCGGGGCTTTACCGCGTCCTCAGAAATCCCGAAAAACAGATCATCGTATCGATTCCCGTCATGCGTGACAGCGGTGAGGTCGAGGTGTTCACTGGCTTTCGTGTTCTCTACAACACCTCACGGGGTCCGGCAAAGGGGGGAATCAGGTTCGACAGCACCGTCACGCTCGAGGAGGTAAAAGCTCTTGCCGCGTGGATGACCTGGAAATGCGCCGTCGTAAACATTCCCTTCGGCGGCGCAAAGGGCGGCGTGGTGTGCGATCCGCACACCATGAGCATCGGCGAGCTCGAGCGGCTGACCCGCCGCTACACGGCCGGAATCATAAATGTCCTCGGCCCGGACTCCGACGTTCCGGCTCCCGACGTCAACACGAATGAGCGGGTGATGGCGTGGATCATGGACACGTATTCGATGCACGTCGGGCATACAACTACATCTGTAGTTACAGGGAAGCCCGTGGAGATGGGGGGCTCGCTCGGCCGCCGCGAAGCCACCGGGCGCGGCTGCATGATTGTGACTAAAGAGGCACTCGCACATCTCGGTATGCCTGTGGCCGGCACGACCGTGGCGGTCCAGGGCTTCGGCAATGTCGGCTCCGTTGCAGCTCAGCTCCTCGAGGCCGAGGGATGCAAGGTCGTAGCTATCGGAGATCGATCGCTCTCCATTTACAACCCTGACGGAATAGACGTCAACGACGCCATCGATCACGTCAGAAAGCACCGGCATCTCGACGGCTACACGAAAGGGGACCTGATCAGCGCCGCGGACCTTCTCACACTCGACGTGGACGTGCTGGTACCGGCAGCCCTCGAGAACGTGATCACTACGAAGAACGCCCGCGACGTCCGCGCGAGAATAATCTGCGAGGGCGCCAATGGACCAACGACCGCCGCTGCCGACTCCATCCTGGAGGAGAATGGGGTGTTTGTCATTCCCGACATTCTCGCCAACGCCGGCGGTGTGACGGTCTCGTACTTCGAGTGGGTGCAGAATCGCGGCGGCTATTTCTGGACCGAGCAGCTTGTAAACGACCGGCTTCGCGACATCATGATACAGAGCTTTCAGGCCGTTCTCACGCTGTCGAGCCAGCACCAGGTCAACATGCGCACTGCGGCATACATGCTCGCGATCAACCGCGTTGCGACTGTTCACAGGCTTCGGGGCATTTACGCCTGA
- the bshC gene encoding bacillithiol biosynthesis cysteine-adding enzyme BshC — protein sequence MTLRVISTPLAGKKLTRAALDGSLDAAWYTAPPRGSDGWRARADAVIRSMESPEWLTALEGALEPSGPAADRLAAAQRDGFVVTCGQQPGLFGGPLYTWWKALSALEFANALQATTGRPVAPVFWAATDDSDFDEARSTVMVTPDGAQRIELAGRDDPGLPMALVPLGDATSQLEALRRAAGSAPHAGVLDVIARAYKPGETIGSSFVKLLREVLTPRGIAVLDSSHDSVRERARPLLQRALQHGKEVEAALVARDSEIKSAGFSPQVQTVRGRSLVFSATDGRRARVSLGNPAHVSSDSALESLSPNVLLRPIVERHILPTVAYLGGPAEIAYFAQVGAVAAALGSELPLILPRWSGMVVEPRIHKILERHSLSPADFSDPHAVETRLAAQSLPHELRASLVDLRRTVEEQVARLAERHDDLLVSPRVLEGLRRNLLHRVERLERRYTAAVKREGSSALHEIAAARASLYPFGVPQERILNGIPLMARYGDELFDSVMPEVRDHVATLV from the coding sequence TTGACGCTCCGCGTAATCTCCACGCCGCTTGCGGGAAAGAAGCTCACGCGTGCTGCGTTGGATGGGTCGCTCGATGCCGCGTGGTACACTGCGCCTCCGCGCGGCAGCGACGGCTGGAGAGCGCGCGCCGACGCGGTGATCAGGTCGATGGAGTCGCCCGAGTGGCTCACGGCGCTCGAGGGTGCCCTCGAACCGAGCGGGCCGGCGGCCGACCGTCTGGCTGCCGCACAACGCGACGGATTCGTGGTCACGTGCGGGCAGCAGCCGGGTTTGTTTGGAGGCCCGCTCTACACCTGGTGGAAGGCACTTTCCGCGCTCGAGTTTGCCAACGCTCTTCAGGCGACGACAGGCCGGCCAGTCGCGCCTGTTTTCTGGGCGGCGACCGACGACTCCGATTTCGACGAGGCTCGATCGACCGTCATGGTCACTCCTGACGGTGCACAGCGAATCGAGCTCGCGGGCCGCGACGACCCCGGTTTGCCAATGGCGCTCGTTCCACTCGGCGACGCGACGTCGCAGCTGGAGGCTCTGCGCCGCGCAGCCGGATCCGCGCCGCACGCTGGCGTACTCGACGTCATCGCGCGCGCCTACAAGCCCGGTGAGACAATAGGCAGCTCGTTCGTCAAGCTGCTTCGTGAGGTGCTGACTCCTCGTGGAATAGCTGTGCTGGATTCATCGCACGACTCGGTGCGAGAACGCGCGCGTCCGCTGCTGCAGCGGGCATTGCAGCACGGAAAGGAGGTCGAGGCGGCGCTTGTTGCACGCGACAGTGAAATCAAGTCCGCCGGATTTTCTCCGCAGGTCCAGACAGTGCGCGGCCGGTCGCTGGTCTTCTCGGCGACTGACGGGCGACGGGCGCGTGTATCACTCGGCAACCCGGCACACGTCTCGAGCGACAGCGCGCTGGAGAGCCTCTCACCCAACGTGCTGCTTCGGCCGATTGTCGAGCGCCACATTCTTCCGACGGTCGCCTACCTCGGGGGACCGGCTGAGATCGCATACTTTGCGCAAGTTGGGGCCGTTGCCGCAGCACTCGGCTCGGAGCTCCCGCTCATCCTTCCGCGATGGTCGGGCATGGTGGTGGAGCCCCGCATCCACAAAATTCTCGAGCGCCACAGCTTGTCGCCGGCCGACTTCAGCGATCCTCACGCGGTCGAGACCAGACTGGCCGCGCAGTCTCTTCCGCATGAACTGAGAGCGTCACTCGTCGATCTTCGCAGGACGGTCGAAGAGCAAGTAGCGCGTCTCGCCGAGCGTCATGACGATCTTCTTGTTTCGCCTCGGGTTCTCGAAGGGCTTCGCCGCAACCTGCTTCATAGAGTCGAGCGCCTGGAGCGGCGCTATACGGCGGCGGTGAAGCGGGAAGGGAGCTCTGCACTGCACGAGATCGCCGCCGCCCGAGCTTCGCTTTATCCGTTCGGCGTTCCTCAGGAGCGGATACTCAACGGCATTCCCCTAATGGCGAGGTACGGCGATGAGCTCTTCGACTCGGTGATGCCCGAAGTGAGAGATCACGTAGCGACGCTGGTATGA
- the lpxB gene encoding lipid-A-disaccharide synthase, with the protein MPDVLFVAGEASGDLHAAGVVEELRRIRPVLKLTGIGGPRMRDAGVELIANYDEMSVMGFVEVIRHLPRHLNLLNDLRSRIARGGVSLVILVDYPGFNMKVARAATDAGVPVLYYVTPQVWAWGAGRLPELAKIVTRAAVILPFEEQLLRGYGINATFVGHPLLDRAGDLPSKPAARAALGLNPDRPVLALFPGSRQQEIDRHLDDFVDAARMVEAQVPGIQVVVSAAPTVTIDVAGCPYQRIESASFTVLRAADAALCKSGTTTLEAAISECPLVVAYRAGIISYLLARAMVKIPHIGLVNVVAGREVAREFVQDDLRPDVVAGALLPLLEHGGTERQRVLEGLAEVRGRLGTPGAAGRVAAIASELVP; encoded by the coding sequence GTGCCTGACGTCCTCTTTGTCGCTGGCGAGGCGTCAGGGGACCTTCATGCCGCGGGTGTAGTCGAAGAGCTCCGTCGCATCCGGCCGGTGCTGAAGCTCACCGGCATCGGCGGTCCGCGCATGCGCGACGCGGGCGTCGAGCTCATCGCGAACTACGACGAGATGTCGGTGATGGGATTCGTCGAAGTGATTCGTCATCTTCCGCGTCACCTCAACCTCCTGAACGATCTGAGATCGCGCATCGCACGCGGCGGCGTCAGCCTCGTCATCCTCGTGGATTATCCGGGGTTCAACATGAAAGTCGCCCGCGCGGCAACCGACGCGGGCGTTCCGGTTCTCTACTATGTCACCCCGCAGGTCTGGGCATGGGGCGCGGGACGTCTTCCGGAGCTGGCGAAGATCGTCACTCGAGCCGCAGTGATTCTGCCATTCGAGGAGCAGCTGCTCCGTGGATACGGAATCAACGCGACCTTCGTCGGACATCCTCTGCTCGACCGCGCGGGGGATCTTCCTTCGAAGCCGGCGGCGCGGGCCGCCCTGGGATTGAATCCCGACCGTCCGGTGCTCGCACTCTTTCCCGGGAGCAGGCAACAGGAAATCGACCGTCACCTGGATGACTTCGTCGATGCAGCGCGAATGGTCGAGGCGCAGGTTCCGGGCATTCAAGTCGTGGTGAGCGCTGCGCCGACGGTCACGATCGACGTCGCGGGCTGCCCGTATCAGCGGATCGAATCAGCATCGTTTACGGTACTGCGCGCAGCAGACGCCGCGCTCTGCAAAAGCGGAACTACGACTCTCGAGGCGGCAATATCCGAATGTCCACTGGTGGTCGCGTATCGCGCCGGAATCATCTCGTACCTGCTTGCGCGCGCGATGGTGAAGATCCCCCACATCGGACTTGTGAACGTCGTAGCCGGCAGGGAAGTCGCCCGCGAGTTCGTTCAGGACGACCTTCGGCCGGATGTTGTTGCCGGCGCTCTCCTGCCACTGCTCGAGCACGGCGGCACGGAGCGTCAACGTGTGCTGGAAGGACTCGCCGAGGTTCGCGGGCGGCTCGGTACTCCCGGCGCCGCTGGCCGTGTCGCGGCAATCGCCAGCGAGCTGGTGCCATGA
- a CDS encoding Gfo/Idh/MocA family oxidoreductase encodes MTGPLRMGVVGAGSLGYHHVRILRDVEGVRLAGFVDERPERASQVATELGVKAYHDVGALLEDVDAVTIVVPTPAHFRVAKQALELGKHAFIEKPITTTLDEADELLSIAKRTGAIIQTGHVERFNRAVRAALPYVSGPRFIESERLASFNPRGSDVAVVLDLMIHDIDLILTLVDDTTESITAVGVPVLTPMLDIANARVTFTSGAVANITSSRISRERVRKIRIFQHSGYISLDLAAGTGEFFRLKQRMDTSNPPAGPVDITDFVDRIKLTAPEGEPLRLEFESFVAAIRGEGPVIVTGEEGRRALAVALKIVVEIERTAPAFAGELAATRA; translated from the coding sequence TTGACGGGCCCGCTTCGAATGGGCGTGGTTGGCGCCGGCAGCCTTGGCTACCACCATGTGCGGATCCTCCGCGACGTCGAAGGAGTTCGCCTGGCGGGCTTCGTGGACGAACGTCCGGAGCGTGCATCGCAAGTCGCGACCGAGCTCGGAGTCAAGGCATACCACGACGTCGGCGCCCTGCTGGAGGATGTTGACGCCGTCACGATCGTCGTGCCGACGCCAGCGCATTTCCGTGTGGCGAAGCAGGCGCTGGAGCTTGGAAAGCATGCCTTCATCGAGAAGCCAATCACCACTACGCTGGACGAAGCAGACGAGCTTTTGTCGATCGCGAAGCGCACTGGCGCGATCATACAGACGGGGCACGTCGAGCGATTCAATCGCGCGGTGCGTGCTGCGCTTCCTTACGTATCGGGGCCGCGATTCATCGAGAGTGAGCGCCTTGCGTCGTTCAACCCGCGCGGGTCAGACGTAGCGGTCGTGCTCGACCTGATGATTCACGACATCGACCTGATTCTCACCCTGGTCGACGACACTACCGAATCGATAACCGCAGTTGGCGTCCCGGTTCTGACACCGATGCTGGATATAGCGAACGCACGGGTGACGTTCACATCCGGCGCGGTTGCTAACATCACCTCCAGCCGCATCTCACGCGAGCGCGTACGCAAGATTCGAATCTTTCAGCACAGCGGGTACATCTCACTGGACCTCGCCGCGGGGACGGGCGAGTTCTTTCGCCTCAAACAGCGGATGGACACGAGCAATCCGCCCGCCGGACCCGTCGACATCACTGACTTCGTCGACCGCATCAAGCTGACGGCGCCGGAAGGGGAGCCGCTGCGCCTCGAATTCGAGAGCTTTGTAGCTGCGATCCGCGGCGAGGGGCCGGTTATCGTAACCGGAGAAGAAGGCCGACGAGCGCTCGCTGTGGCGCTCAAGATCGTCGTGGAAATCGAGCGCACGGCTCCCGCATTCGCCGGAGAGCTGGCCGCGACACGTGCCTGA
- a CDS encoding lysophospholipid acyltransferase family protein: protein MSRESGGTGEFPFSARLAEFAGGAALRMLAATWRYKIAGDEAVKSARAGGTPVIFSLWHGQLLPLIWLHRNEGIAILVSEHRDGEIIARVATSLGYRLIRGSTTRGGERALLALATQLKSGVDAAVTPDGPKGPARSYAPGALIAAQRSGALIVPVAAHASRAWHLSSWDSFLIPKPFATVSVAYGRPTPVIAPSSRDAALEAPLFQAMMTETERLACT, encoded by the coding sequence ATGAGCAGGGAGAGCGGCGGTACCGGAGAGTTTCCGTTTTCGGCCCGTCTTGCGGAATTCGCGGGTGGCGCAGCGTTGCGCATGCTTGCCGCCACGTGGCGCTACAAGATCGCAGGAGATGAAGCGGTGAAATCCGCGCGCGCCGGCGGGACGCCCGTGATTTTTTCCCTCTGGCACGGGCAGCTTCTTCCCTTGATCTGGCTTCACAGGAACGAAGGAATCGCGATCCTTGTCAGTGAGCACCGTGACGGCGAGATCATAGCGCGAGTCGCCACGTCGCTTGGCTATCGGTTGATACGGGGCTCGACGACGCGTGGAGGCGAGAGAGCCCTGCTCGCGCTGGCCACGCAGCTGAAATCCGGTGTCGACGCTGCGGTCACACCCGACGGTCCGAAGGGGCCGGCTCGCAGCTACGCGCCCGGAGCTCTCATCGCCGCTCAGCGCTCAGGCGCACTGATAGTCCCAGTTGCCGCCCACGCCAGCCGCGCCTGGCACCTCTCGAGCTGGGACAGCTTCCTGATCCCGAAGCCATTCGCGACGGTGAGCGTGGCTTACGGTCGACCAACTCCGGTCATTGCTCCGAGCTCGCGGGATGCCGCTCTCGAAGCTCCGCTCTTCCAGGCGATGATGACGGAGACGGAGCGTCTCGCTTGCACCTGA